Proteins encoded in a region of the Mercenaria mercenaria strain notata chromosome 1, MADL_Memer_1, whole genome shotgun sequence genome:
- the LOC123545340 gene encoding F-box only protein 28-like, which produces MASYQQLNLLDLPEEIIETVVSYLSFHECSETRMVCRLFNKLCQQRLNKGFAKVDKLHAQIQKEVKNKLPRRESERRNHQLARHVDILSAIETRLSLLGMSYMKYMDSGLCCFIPGKVLDELLAILHKLQSSDQPPRSHEFLQELRDISSMAMEHFDEKIVPGLKNKLPAVTLPYPFSEACSSSSTLFPFQSSPVRGPSMRSEITNLGSQLRAQSTSMQQVKKDMSEVKIGYTNNKKRLTDQEKKVIQQGQVIAELEKKVSDLNQKFIDMSAELQKLKEVKEGGESSKNISHLHKEEYAASEDNSEKRLNTESKERVTRNKSLKRKNGGQYESRVKKSKVK; this is translated from the exons gtATGTAGGCTGTTCAACAAATTATGTCAGCAGCGTCTGAACAAGGGATTTGCCAAAGTTGATAAACTACATGCACAGATACAAAAAGAAGTGAAAAACAAACTGCCACGAAGAGAATCTGAACGTCGAAACCATCAGCTTGCTAGACATGTTGATATTCTATCAGCGATTGAAACCCGCCTGTCATTACTGGGCATGTCTTACATGAAATATATGGATTCTGGGTTGTGTTGTTTTATCCCTGGCAAG GTTTTGGATGAACTTCTTGCAATTCTGCACAAGTTACAGTCAAGTGATCAGCCCCCTAGATCACATGAGTTCTTACAAGAGTTACGGGACATATCATCAATGGCAATGGAAcattttgatgagaaaattgtACCTGGACTGAAAAACAAACTTCCGGCTGTTACTCTGCCATACCCCTTCTCCGAAGCAT gttcatcatcatcaacattgtTCCCATTTCAATCTTCCCCAGTGCGAGGACCAAGTATGAGGTCAGAAATTACTAATCTTGGTTCCCAGCTGCGAGCACAGAGTACCAGTATGCAACAGGTCAAAAAGGACATGTCAGAGGTGAAAATAGGTTACACAAATAATAAAAAGAGACTTACTGATCAGGAAAAGAAGGTCATTCAACAAGGTCAAGTAATAGCTGAACTAGAGAAGAAAGTTAGTGATCTAAATCAGAAATTTATAGACATGTCTGCAGAGCTTCAGAAACTGAAGGAAGTTAAAGAAGGAGGGGAAAGTAGTAAGAACATTTCTCATCTCCACAAAGAAGAGTATGCAGCAAGTGAGGATAACTCAGAAAAAAGACTGAACACAGAAAGTAAAGAAAGAGTGACAAGAAATAAATCTCTGAAGCGTAAAAATGGAGGCCAGTATGAATCTAGAGTGAAGAAatcaaaagttaaataa